From Alcaligenes faecalis, the proteins below share one genomic window:
- the ccsB gene encoding c-type cytochrome biogenesis protein CcsB, with product MAQTLSSATPTMWQDNIASSGDRRGIRGRPDWSDVLFLVVLALGAAYALNVYSTSMDYYEKIILVAFVPFVAWLGWLWRPLRTLLVLSGLTALLAVWLYSTGDGLGTGDIEKADSVFLLKYLFSSQSAILWMCALFILATVMYWAGFFSNTAAWMGSGLTWAAIYAGMTGLLVRWREGHLLGPDIGHIPVSNLYEVFVLLALITALFYMYYERRYNTRALGGFVLLAISSLVIFLLWYSFTRDAHQIQPLVPALKSWWMKLHVPANFIGYGTFSLAAMVGFAYLVKENGETRSRAKLIPVFLLGAILCAEPMIFGSRELSPTWMLYFGIGSVIVGTILYFRGPISRKLPSLEVLDDIMYRAIAVGFAFFTVATVLGALWAADAWGTYWQWDPKETWALIVWLNYAAWLHLRLLKGLRGTMAAYWALGGLLITSFAFLGVNMFLSGLHSYGEL from the coding sequence ATGGCGCAGACCCTTTCTTCGGCCACTCCAACAATGTGGCAAGACAATATCGCTTCCAGTGGTGACCGGCGCGGTATCCGTGGCCGTCCGGACTGGTCGGATGTGCTGTTTCTGGTGGTGCTGGCTTTGGGTGCGGCGTATGCGCTCAATGTGTACAGCACCAGCATGGATTACTACGAGAAGATCATTCTGGTGGCGTTCGTGCCGTTTGTGGCCTGGCTGGGGTGGTTGTGGCGTCCGCTACGCACGCTGCTGGTGTTGTCTGGTCTGACGGCTTTGCTGGCGGTCTGGCTGTATAGCACGGGCGATGGTCTGGGCACCGGAGATATTGAAAAGGCCGATTCTGTTTTTCTGCTGAAGTATTTGTTCTCGTCCCAGTCCGCTATTTTGTGGATGTGCGCGCTATTCATTCTGGCTACGGTGATGTACTGGGCTGGTTTTTTCAGCAATACGGCAGCCTGGATGGGTTCGGGGCTGACCTGGGCGGCGATTTATGCCGGGATGACCGGTTTGCTGGTGCGCTGGCGTGAAGGCCACCTGTTAGGTCCCGATATTGGGCATATCCCCGTCAGCAATTTGTATGAAGTGTTTGTGCTGCTGGCGCTGATTACCGCCTTGTTCTATATGTATTACGAGCGTCGTTACAACACGCGTGCCTTGGGTGGTTTTGTGCTGTTGGCGATCAGTTCGCTGGTTATTTTTCTGCTGTGGTATTCCTTCACACGTGATGCGCATCAGATTCAGCCTTTGGTGCCTGCGCTGAAAAGCTGGTGGATGAAGCTGCACGTGCCGGCCAACTTTATTGGTTACGGTACGTTCTCTTTGGCCGCCATGGTGGGCTTTGCGTATCTGGTGAAGGAAAATGGCGAGACGCGTTCGCGTGCCAAGCTGATTCCGGTGTTCTTGCTGGGTGCGATTCTGTGTGCCGAGCCCATGATTTTTGGTTCGCGCGAGTTGTCGCCTACCTGGATGCTATATTTCGGTATCGGTAGTGTGATCGTGGGTACGATTTTGTATTTCCGTGGTCCGATTTCGCGCAAGCTGCCTTCGCTGGAGGTGCTTGATGACATCATGTACCGGGCGATTGCGGTGGGTTTTGCCTTCTTTACGGTGGCGACGGTATTGGGGGCTTTGTGGGCCGCTGATGCCTGGGGCACGTACTGGCAGTGGGACCCGAAAGAGACTTGGGCTTTGATTGTGTGGCTGAACTATGCGGCCTGGTTGCACTTGCGTTTGCTTAAAGGTCTGCGTGGCACGATGGCGGCGTATTGGGCGCTGGGTGGTCTGCTGATTACCAGCTTTGCGTTCCTGGGCGTGAATATGTTCTTGTCGGGGCTGCATTCTTACGGGGAGCTGTAA